TTATTTTGGGCAACAAGACGTCTTAGGCTACCGGCTAGTTGATCTCGATAAAGAACTAGCGGCGGCGGTTAGTGCCCACCAGGATGAACCGGCGACGATTCGGTGGCAGGACTATCAATTTGATTTACGCGTGCAACAGAGTACCAATACGTTATATATGATGGACGTCACTAAATATGCCGAGTTAGCCAATCAATTTGAAGATGAGAAGTTAGTCATTGGACAGATCTTTTTGGATAACTATGATGAGATTACACAGTCAATGGCCGATACGGATATTTCTAATTTAAACAATTATGTGACCAACGAATTGTCCAAATGGACGCAAACGTTTGGCATGTATTTGAAACGATTAGATGATGACCACTTTTTCTTACTAGGCTATGCCAATAGTTTACGGCGGGTGGAGGAAAATAAGTTTCGGATTTTAGACCGGATTCGTGAGTCAACTTCGAAGCAAAACTTCCCCTTAACGTTGAGTATAGGGATTGCGTATGGCGAACGTAATATGAATAACTTGGCCGATTTAGCGCAAAGTAATATGGACTTAGCGCTGGGTCGGGGTGGCGATCAAGTCGTGGTTCGAGCGGAAGATGAACCCGCCCGTTTCTATGGTGGGAAGACTAATCCGATGGAAAAACGGACCCGGGTGCGGGCGCGGATGATTAGTCAGACGCTCCAAGAATTGATGAATCAATCGGATCAAGTCTTTGTGCAGGGCCACCATCAACCGGATATGGATGCAGTGGGCGCCTGTTTAGGGATTCGGCGGATTGCGGAGATGAACGGCAAACAATGCTGGATTGTTTTAGATGAACAAAATCTACATTCAGATATTCAACGGCTGTTAGATCAATTACGGTCGGATGAGACGATTGAAGCGTCTATTATTTCACCAGCTGAGGCGCTTGAGAAGGCCACTGATCAAAGTTTATTAGTGATGGTCGATCATTCGAAGCCAAGCATTTCAATGTCACAACCGCTCTATGAACGGTTAGAAAACCGTGTGATGATTATTGATCATCATCGTCGAGGCGAAGAATTTCCTGAAAACCCAGTTTTGGTTTATATTGAACCGTATGCCTCATCAACGTGTGAGCTGATTACCGAAATGTTTGAATATCAGTCGCATGATGCGGAAGCGATTAATAAGATTGAAGCCACGGCGATGTTGACTGGGATTGTCATTGATACGAAGTCCTTCTCACTGCGTTCTGGATCGCGGACCTTTGATGCGGCCAGTTACTTACGGTCGGCTGGTGCGGATAGCTTATTAGTCCAACAGTTCATGAAGGAAAATGTCGATAGTTATTTGCAGCGTAATCATTTAATTGAATCCGTTGAATTTGTTAATCAGGACATGGCGTTATGCGTCGGCGAAAATGACCAAGTGTATGATCCGGTCACGGCTGCCCAAGCCGCTGATTCGTTATTGTCCATGTCGGGGGTTGATGCCTCCTTCGTGATTACGCGCCGTGAAGATGGTCGGGTTGGCATTTCAGCGCGTTCTTTAGGTGAGATTAATGTCCAAGTTTACATGGAAAAATTGGGTGGTGGCGGTCACTTGTCGAATGCCGCTACTCAAATTGAAGGCCAGTCCGTTGATGAAGCCAAACAAACTTTGATTGACTTACTAACGGCAACTGATGATGAAAATCCAGAATCTAATTAGGAGTGAACACAGATGAAAGTTATTTTTTTAAGTGATGTCCGTGGTAAAGGTAAACGGGGCCAAATCAAAGAGGTTCCTGCTGGTTATGCCCAAAACTTTTTGATTAAAAAAGGGTTAGCTAAAGAAGCGACCAAAGTGGCTGTTAATACCCTAAAAGCTGAACAAAAATCCGAAGCTAGTCGAGCGGCTGAAGAATTAGCCGCTGCCAAAGTTAAAAAAACTGAATTAGAATCTGACGCAACGGTCGTTGAATTAACCGCTAAAGCTGGAACTGATGGCCGCTTATTTGGGTCAATTC
This genomic window from Lactobacillus sp. CBA3606 contains:
- a CDS encoding DHH family phosphoesterase, with product MKKIFSRENIPFFLQNQPLRLLSFVILGLSLITLVTGFLVNWIFGTIILVLIIMAGILSYNTLIELSSSANEYISDLSYRIKRGEQEALIQMPIGVMIFNADQTIEWVNPYLQRYFGQQDVLGYRLVDLDKELAAAVSAHQDEPATIRWQDYQFDLRVQQSTNTLYMMDVTKYAELANQFEDEKLVIGQIFLDNYDEITQSMADTDISNLNNYVTNELSKWTQTFGMYLKRLDDDHFFLLGYANSLRRVEENKFRILDRIRESTSKQNFPLTLSIGIAYGERNMNNLADLAQSNMDLALGRGGDQVVVRAEDEPARFYGGKTNPMEKRTRVRARMISQTLQELMNQSDQVFVQGHHQPDMDAVGACLGIRRIAEMNGKQCWIVLDEQNLHSDIQRLLDQLRSDETIEASIISPAEALEKATDQSLLVMVDHSKPSISMSQPLYERLENRVMIIDHHRRGEEFPENPVLVYIEPYASSTCELITEMFEYQSHDAEAINKIEATAMLTGIVIDTKSFSLRSGSRTFDAASYLRSAGADSLLVQQFMKENVDSYLQRNHLIESVEFVNQDMALCVGENDQVYDPVTAAQAADSLLSMSGVDASFVITRREDGRVGISARSLGEINVQVYMEKLGGGGHLSNAATQIEGQSVDEAKQTLIDLLTATDDENPESN
- the rplI gene encoding 50S ribosomal protein L9, with the protein product MKVIFLSDVRGKGKRGQIKEVPAGYAQNFLIKKGLAKEATKVAVNTLKAEQKSEASRAAEELAAAKVKKTELESDATVVELTAKAGTDGRLFGSIPSKQIATALADQYQVKLDKRKIELPEPIRVLGYTNVPVKLHAEVTAKIRVHVVEK